A genomic segment from Nymphalis io chromosome 15, ilAglIoxx1.1, whole genome shotgun sequence encodes:
- the LOC126773554 gene encoding uncharacterized protein LOC126773554 isoform X1 gives MMSMKKQTMHHPWERTIKHVYNDYKHCHNTVNNPNYSTKKVCTPDKNRVKITIIGNRVVKEFISCVHLVKTLHKYRPKNFDAPSIREITTVEWPKVWNDLKLQYGGLAYCLENQVAVILNDKFLGGDKELKEIIHSRYHCHFHLDYYKEGINNFANFIRSSGRPCAYMHILIDNEYAGTLIFMLYADIVPYTSENFLRLCRDKKGGYSGTPVHRIVKDGWIQCGGFGLKNTELDCENFIIPHDRRGVLCMANDGRHVDCSTQFFVLLQPASWMAHKYVAFGQLIDGESTLKAIESVPTFYESPKYNIRIQKAGILNLECQDIKINKNTNEYLQGHIEDLVALGDLLYEDLMKRVLLDIELKRIALEEMENGEAEEINVGEHITRNIRATERFIRKKEDLEQLQKSQIHNSRASSAISEAHANNDFDVEIYNYEPEELSYKHVSLAETVSSVVKPMKPFYLPLTDVPYPGEVDSTYDLKKFLRGDYCLESDLQNNPPIKNIGNNISYISEIYKFDEDSEISSMESICSEDEQEIRRYLKLNVDRVSFGGGVIKSIARGIGKYNIFEDTRKSELITDEELRRFRLASMDRRSRESHDKKVSISLPSNKAYKEPIKIKRRQTGFVRPEDLERIYLIHKAASHDVVDSEDEGSMTGSRKVRIVESAIGTQTGSKRKQTGAARLSDLTESDVDVRRKSALTRLYDNLTFDNGAGPTLKEYKPTDRGSNKKFILIQSPMTRMKNGDSTKNNHFRTSITIDDSSFEQVLKFQHDRRTARKISSDYVKTIDQIEHRGESSIRSVEFAKTRPSLTVSQYQRKNIKHQQETENAALSKKKSFLRNSGSKHSLHGLRLPGDTPLYSMTEVRVCNCIK, from the exons ATGATGAGTATGAAAAAACAGACGATGCATCATCCTTGGGAAAGAACCATAAAACATGTTTATAATGACTATAAACATTGTCATAATACCGTTAATAATCCTAACTATTCAACGAAAAAAGTATGTACCCCAGATAAAAATCGAGTCAAGATTACAATTATCGGAAATAGAGTCGTAAAGGAGTTCATAAGTTGCGTACATTTAGTAAAAACATTGCATAAATACCGCCCAAAAAACTTCGACGCTCCTTCAATAAGag AAATAACAACGGTAGAGTGGCCAAAAGTTTggaatgatttaaaattacaatacggTGGTCTCGCATATTGCTTGGAAAATCAAGTCGCCGTTATTCTTAACGACAAATTTCTTGGCGGTGACAAAGAACTCAAAGAAATCATACACTCAAGATATCATTGTCATTTTCATTTGGACTACTATAAAGAAGGCATAAACAATTTTGCCAATTTCATAAGATCTTCTGGG AGACCATGTGCGTACAtgcatattttaatagataatgaATATGCAGGTACTTTAATTTTCATG cTTTACGCAGACATAGTTCCATATACATCAGAAAATTTCCTTCGTCTTTGCCGAGACAAAAAAGGTGGATATTCAGGAACTCCTGTACATAGAATTGTTAAAGATGGTTGGATTCAATGTGGTGGATTTGGTCTAAAAAATACAGAATTGGATTGTGAAAATTTTATCATTCCTCACGATAGGCGTGGCGTACTATGTATGGCTAACGATGGAAG acatgTGGATTGTTCCACACAATTCTTCGTTTTACTGCAACCTGCATCATGGATGGCTCATAAATATGTTGCGTTCGGACAATTAATTGATGGAGAATCAACCTTAAAAGCAATTGAATCCGTACCAACATTTTACGAATCTCCGAAATATAACATAAGAATACAGAAAGCTGGTATATTAAACTTGGAATGTcaagacataaaaataaataaaaataccaatgaATATTTGCAAGGACATATTGAAGATCTAGTTGCTTTAGGAGATTTACTTTATGAG GATCTTATGAAGAGAGTACTTCTCGACATAGAATTAAAACGTATCGCCTTAGAAGAAATGGAAAATGGAGAAGCCGAAGAAATTAACGTCGGAGAACATATTACAAGAAATATTCGCGCAACTGAAAG GTTCATTCGTAAAAAAGAAGATTTAGAGCAATTACAGAAGAGCCAAATCCATAACAGTAGAGCATCATCCGCTATAAGTGAAGCACATGCTAATAACGATTTTGACGTCGAAATTTACAATTACGAACCAGAGGAATTATCGTACAAGCATGTATCGTTAGCGGAAACTGTTAGTTCGGTGGTGAAACCAATGAAACCATTTTATTTACCTCTCACTGATGTGCCTTATCCTGGAGAAGTCGACTCAACATATGActtgaaaaa GTTTTTAAGGGGCGACTATTGTCTTGAAAGTGATTTACAAAACAATccaccaataaaaaatattggaaataatatatcttatatatccgaaatttataaattcgaCGAGGATTCCGAAATATCatcaa tggaATCAATCTGTTCAGAAGATGAGCAGGAAATAAGAAGATATTTAAA GCTCAATGTCGATCGAGTGAGTTTTGGTGGTGGCGTTATAAAAAGTATTGCAAGAGGTATCGGTAAATACAATATCTTCGAAGACACGAGAaa GTCCGAGTTGATTACTGATGAAGAGCTGAGACGTTTTAG ATTAGCTTCTATGGATCGCCGTTCAAGAGAAAGTCATGATAA aaaggtATCTATTAGCTTACCGTCGAACAAAGCTTATAAAGAACCGATCAAGATCAAAAGACGTCAGACAGGTTTTGTTAGACCTGAAGATTtagaaagaatatatttaatacataaagccGCTTCACACGATGTAGTCGATTCAGAGGACGAAGGGTCGATGACAGGATCTCG AAAAGTCCGGATCGTCGAATCTGCTATTGGCACACAAACTGGGTCTAAACGAAAGCAGACTGGTGCAGCGAGACTGTCCGATCTCACGGAATCTGATGTAGATGTTCGTAGAAAATCGGCTCTCACGCGCTTGTATGATAACTTGACATTTGACAACGGTGCCGGACCTACACTGAAAGAGTACAA ACCCACAGATAGAGGATCAAATAAGAAGTTTATCCTCATACAGTCGCCCATGACTCGTATGAAAAACGGCGATTCAacgaaaaataatcattttcggACATCTATAACAATAGACGATAGTTCTTTTGAGCAAGTCCTTAAATTCCAACACGATCGTAGGACCGCTCGGAAGATTTCATCCGATTATGTAAAAACCATAGACCAGATAGAGCACCGGGGCGAAAGTTCTATTAGAAGTGTCGAATTCGCTAAAACGCGCCCCTCCCTGACGGTTTCTCAATATcaacgaaaaaatattaaacatcaacaAGAAACAGAGAACGCTGCATTAAGCAAGAAAAAGTCGTTCCTAAGAAATTCGg gttctAAGCATTCCTTACATGGCTTGCGCTTGCCGGGGGATACTCCATTATATTCAATGACAGAAGTAAGAGTTTGTAActgtataaagtaa
- the LOC126773554 gene encoding uncharacterized protein LOC126773554 isoform X4 — MMSMKKQTMHHPWERTIKHVYNDYKHCHNTVNNPNYSTKKVCTPDKNRVKITIIGNRVVKEFISCVHLVKTLHKYRPKNFDAPSIREITTVEWPKVWNDLKLQYGGLAYCLENQVAVILNDKFLGGDKELKEIIHSRYHCHFHLDYYKEGINNFANFIRSSGRPCAYMHILIDNEYAGTLIFMLYADIVPYTSENFLRLCRDKKGGYSGTPVHRIVKDGWIQCGGFGLKNTELDCENFIIPHDRRGVLCMANDGRHVDCSTQFFVLLQPASWMAHKYVAFGQLIDGESTLKAIESVPTFYESPKYNIRIQKAGILNLECQDIKINKNTNEYLQGHIEDLVALGDLLYEDLMKRVLLDIELKRIALEEMENGEAEEINVGEHITRNIRATERFIRKKEDLEQLQKSQIHNSRASSAISEAHANNDFDVEIYNYEPEELSYKHVSLAETVSSVVKPMKPFYLPLTDVPYPGEVDSTYDLKKFLRGDYCLESDLQNNPPIKNIGNNISYISEIYKFDEDSEISSMESICSEDEQEIRRYLKLNVDRVSFGGGVIKSIARGIGKYNIFEDTRKSELITDEELRRFRLASMDRRSRESHDKKVSISLPSNKAYKEPIKIKRRQTGFVRPEDLERIYLIHKAASHDVVDSEDEGSMTGSRKVRIVESAIGTQTGSKRKQTGAARLSDLTESDVDVRRKSALTRLYDNLTFDNGAGPTLKEYKTARKISSDYVKTIDQIEHRGESSIRSVEFAKTRPSLTVSQYQRKNIKHQQETENAALSKKKSFLRNSGSKHSLHGLRLPGDTPLYSMTEVRVCNCIK; from the exons ATGATGAGTATGAAAAAACAGACGATGCATCATCCTTGGGAAAGAACCATAAAACATGTTTATAATGACTATAAACATTGTCATAATACCGTTAATAATCCTAACTATTCAACGAAAAAAGTATGTACCCCAGATAAAAATCGAGTCAAGATTACAATTATCGGAAATAGAGTCGTAAAGGAGTTCATAAGTTGCGTACATTTAGTAAAAACATTGCATAAATACCGCCCAAAAAACTTCGACGCTCCTTCAATAAGag AAATAACAACGGTAGAGTGGCCAAAAGTTTggaatgatttaaaattacaatacggTGGTCTCGCATATTGCTTGGAAAATCAAGTCGCCGTTATTCTTAACGACAAATTTCTTGGCGGTGACAAAGAACTCAAAGAAATCATACACTCAAGATATCATTGTCATTTTCATTTGGACTACTATAAAGAAGGCATAAACAATTTTGCCAATTTCATAAGATCTTCTGGG AGACCATGTGCGTACAtgcatattttaatagataatgaATATGCAGGTACTTTAATTTTCATG cTTTACGCAGACATAGTTCCATATACATCAGAAAATTTCCTTCGTCTTTGCCGAGACAAAAAAGGTGGATATTCAGGAACTCCTGTACATAGAATTGTTAAAGATGGTTGGATTCAATGTGGTGGATTTGGTCTAAAAAATACAGAATTGGATTGTGAAAATTTTATCATTCCTCACGATAGGCGTGGCGTACTATGTATGGCTAACGATGGAAG acatgTGGATTGTTCCACACAATTCTTCGTTTTACTGCAACCTGCATCATGGATGGCTCATAAATATGTTGCGTTCGGACAATTAATTGATGGAGAATCAACCTTAAAAGCAATTGAATCCGTACCAACATTTTACGAATCTCCGAAATATAACATAAGAATACAGAAAGCTGGTATATTAAACTTGGAATGTcaagacataaaaataaataaaaataccaatgaATATTTGCAAGGACATATTGAAGATCTAGTTGCTTTAGGAGATTTACTTTATGAG GATCTTATGAAGAGAGTACTTCTCGACATAGAATTAAAACGTATCGCCTTAGAAGAAATGGAAAATGGAGAAGCCGAAGAAATTAACGTCGGAGAACATATTACAAGAAATATTCGCGCAACTGAAAG GTTCATTCGTAAAAAAGAAGATTTAGAGCAATTACAGAAGAGCCAAATCCATAACAGTAGAGCATCATCCGCTATAAGTGAAGCACATGCTAATAACGATTTTGACGTCGAAATTTACAATTACGAACCAGAGGAATTATCGTACAAGCATGTATCGTTAGCGGAAACTGTTAGTTCGGTGGTGAAACCAATGAAACCATTTTATTTACCTCTCACTGATGTGCCTTATCCTGGAGAAGTCGACTCAACATATGActtgaaaaa GTTTTTAAGGGGCGACTATTGTCTTGAAAGTGATTTACAAAACAATccaccaataaaaaatattggaaataatatatcttatatatccgaaatttataaattcgaCGAGGATTCCGAAATATCatcaa tggaATCAATCTGTTCAGAAGATGAGCAGGAAATAAGAAGATATTTAAA GCTCAATGTCGATCGAGTGAGTTTTGGTGGTGGCGTTATAAAAAGTATTGCAAGAGGTATCGGTAAATACAATATCTTCGAAGACACGAGAaa GTCCGAGTTGATTACTGATGAAGAGCTGAGACGTTTTAG ATTAGCTTCTATGGATCGCCGTTCAAGAGAAAGTCATGATAA aaaggtATCTATTAGCTTACCGTCGAACAAAGCTTATAAAGAACCGATCAAGATCAAAAGACGTCAGACAGGTTTTGTTAGACCTGAAGATTtagaaagaatatatttaatacataaagccGCTTCACACGATGTAGTCGATTCAGAGGACGAAGGGTCGATGACAGGATCTCG AAAAGTCCGGATCGTCGAATCTGCTATTGGCACACAAACTGGGTCTAAACGAAAGCAGACTGGTGCAGCGAGACTGTCCGATCTCACGGAATCTGATGTAGATGTTCGTAGAAAATCGGCTCTCACGCGCTTGTATGATAACTTGACATTTGACAACGGTGCCGGACCTACACTGAAAGAGTACAA GACCGCTCGGAAGATTTCATCCGATTATGTAAAAACCATAGACCAGATAGAGCACCGGGGCGAAAGTTCTATTAGAAGTGTCGAATTCGCTAAAACGCGCCCCTCCCTGACGGTTTCTCAATATcaacgaaaaaatattaaacatcaacaAGAAACAGAGAACGCTGCATTAAGCAAGAAAAAGTCGTTCCTAAGAAATTCGg gttctAAGCATTCCTTACATGGCTTGCGCTTGCCGGGGGATACTCCATTATATTCAATGACAGAAGTAAGAGTTTGTAActgtataaagtaa
- the LOC126773554 gene encoding uncharacterized protein LOC126773554 isoform X6, with product MMSMKKQTMHHPWERTIKHVYNDYKHCHNTVNNPNYSTKKVCTPDKNRVKITIIGNRVVKEFISCVHLVKTLHKYRPKNFDAPSIREITTVEWPKVWNDLKLQYGGLAYCLENQVAVILNDKFLGGDKELKEIIHSRYHCHFHLDYYKEGINNFANFIRSSGRPCAYMHILIDNEYAGTLIFMLYADIVPYTSENFLRLCRDKKGGYSGTPVHRIVKDGWIQCGGFGLKNTELDCENFIIPHDRRGVLCMANDGRHVDCSTQFFVLLQPASWMAHKYVAFGQLIDGESTLKAIESVPTFYESPKYNIRIQKAGILNLECQDIKINKNTNEYLQGHIEDLVALGDLLYEDLMKRVLLDIELKRIALEEMENGEAEEINVGEHITRNIRATERFIRKKEDLEQLQKSQIHNSRASSAISEAHANNDFDVEIYNYEPEELSYKHVSLAETVSSVVKPMKPFYLPLTDVPYPGEVDSTYDLKKFLRGDYCLESDLQNNPPIKNIGNNISYISEIYKFDEDSEISSMESICSEDEQEIRRYLKLNVDRVSFGGGVIKSIARGIGKYNIFEDTRKSELITDEELRRFRLASMDRRSRESHDKKVSISLPSNKAYKEPIKIKRRQTGFVRPEDLERIYLIHKAASHDVVDSEDEGSMTGSRKVRIVESAIGTQTGSKRKQTGAARLSDLTESDVDVRRKSALTRLYDNLTFDNGAGPTLKEYKF from the exons ATGATGAGTATGAAAAAACAGACGATGCATCATCCTTGGGAAAGAACCATAAAACATGTTTATAATGACTATAAACATTGTCATAATACCGTTAATAATCCTAACTATTCAACGAAAAAAGTATGTACCCCAGATAAAAATCGAGTCAAGATTACAATTATCGGAAATAGAGTCGTAAAGGAGTTCATAAGTTGCGTACATTTAGTAAAAACATTGCATAAATACCGCCCAAAAAACTTCGACGCTCCTTCAATAAGag AAATAACAACGGTAGAGTGGCCAAAAGTTTggaatgatttaaaattacaatacggTGGTCTCGCATATTGCTTGGAAAATCAAGTCGCCGTTATTCTTAACGACAAATTTCTTGGCGGTGACAAAGAACTCAAAGAAATCATACACTCAAGATATCATTGTCATTTTCATTTGGACTACTATAAAGAAGGCATAAACAATTTTGCCAATTTCATAAGATCTTCTGGG AGACCATGTGCGTACAtgcatattttaatagataatgaATATGCAGGTACTTTAATTTTCATG cTTTACGCAGACATAGTTCCATATACATCAGAAAATTTCCTTCGTCTTTGCCGAGACAAAAAAGGTGGATATTCAGGAACTCCTGTACATAGAATTGTTAAAGATGGTTGGATTCAATGTGGTGGATTTGGTCTAAAAAATACAGAATTGGATTGTGAAAATTTTATCATTCCTCACGATAGGCGTGGCGTACTATGTATGGCTAACGATGGAAG acatgTGGATTGTTCCACACAATTCTTCGTTTTACTGCAACCTGCATCATGGATGGCTCATAAATATGTTGCGTTCGGACAATTAATTGATGGAGAATCAACCTTAAAAGCAATTGAATCCGTACCAACATTTTACGAATCTCCGAAATATAACATAAGAATACAGAAAGCTGGTATATTAAACTTGGAATGTcaagacataaaaataaataaaaataccaatgaATATTTGCAAGGACATATTGAAGATCTAGTTGCTTTAGGAGATTTACTTTATGAG GATCTTATGAAGAGAGTACTTCTCGACATAGAATTAAAACGTATCGCCTTAGAAGAAATGGAAAATGGAGAAGCCGAAGAAATTAACGTCGGAGAACATATTACAAGAAATATTCGCGCAACTGAAAG GTTCATTCGTAAAAAAGAAGATTTAGAGCAATTACAGAAGAGCCAAATCCATAACAGTAGAGCATCATCCGCTATAAGTGAAGCACATGCTAATAACGATTTTGACGTCGAAATTTACAATTACGAACCAGAGGAATTATCGTACAAGCATGTATCGTTAGCGGAAACTGTTAGTTCGGTGGTGAAACCAATGAAACCATTTTATTTACCTCTCACTGATGTGCCTTATCCTGGAGAAGTCGACTCAACATATGActtgaaaaa GTTTTTAAGGGGCGACTATTGTCTTGAAAGTGATTTACAAAACAATccaccaataaaaaatattggaaataatatatcttatatatccgaaatttataaattcgaCGAGGATTCCGAAATATCatcaa tggaATCAATCTGTTCAGAAGATGAGCAGGAAATAAGAAGATATTTAAA GCTCAATGTCGATCGAGTGAGTTTTGGTGGTGGCGTTATAAAAAGTATTGCAAGAGGTATCGGTAAATACAATATCTTCGAAGACACGAGAaa GTCCGAGTTGATTACTGATGAAGAGCTGAGACGTTTTAG ATTAGCTTCTATGGATCGCCGTTCAAGAGAAAGTCATGATAA aaaggtATCTATTAGCTTACCGTCGAACAAAGCTTATAAAGAACCGATCAAGATCAAAAGACGTCAGACAGGTTTTGTTAGACCTGAAGATTtagaaagaatatatttaatacataaagccGCTTCACACGATGTAGTCGATTCAGAGGACGAAGGGTCGATGACAGGATCTCG AAAAGTCCGGATCGTCGAATCTGCTATTGGCACACAAACTGGGTCTAAACGAAAGCAGACTGGTGCAGCGAGACTGTCCGATCTCACGGAATCTGATGTAGATGTTCGTAGAAAATCGGCTCTCACGCGCTTGTATGATAACTTGACATTTGACAACGGTGCCGGACCTACACTGAAAGAGTACAA gttctAA
- the LOC126773554 gene encoding uncharacterized protein LOC126773554 isoform X2, whose translation MMSMKKQTMHHPWERTIKHVYNDYKHCHNTVNNPNYSTKKVCTPDKNRVKITIIGNRVVKEFISCVHLVKTLHKYRPKNFDAPSIREITTVEWPKVWNDLKLQYGGLAYCLENQVAVILNDKFLGGDKELKEIIHSRYHCHFHLDYYKEGINNFANFIRSSGRPCAYMHILIDNEYAGTLIFMLYADIVPYTSENFLRLCRDKKGGYSGTPVHRIVKDGWIQCGGFGLKNTELDCENFIIPHDRRGVLCMANDGRHVDCSTQFFVLLQPASWMAHKYVAFGQLIDGESTLKAIESVPTFYESPKYNIRIQKAGILNLECQDIKINKNTNEYLQGHIEDLVALGDLLYEDLMKRVLLDIELKRIALEEMENGEAEEINVGEHITRNIRATERFIRKKEDLEQLQKSQIHNSRASSAISEAHANNDFDVEIYNYEPEELSYKHVSLAETVSSVVKPMKPFYLPLTDVPYPGEVDSTYDLKKFLRGDYCLESDLQNNPPIKNIGNNISYISEIYKFDEDSEISSMESICSEDEQEIRRYLKLNVDRVSFGGGVIKSIARGIGKYNIFEDTRKSELITDEELRRFRLASMDRRSRESHDKKVSISLPSNKAYKEPIKIKRRQTGFVRPEDLERIYLIHKAASHDVVDSEDEGSMTGSRKVRIVESAIGTQTGSKRKQTGAARLSDLTESDVDVRRKSALTRLYDNLTFDNGAGPTLKEYKPTDRGSNKKFILIQSPMTRMKNGDSTKNNHFRTSITIDDSSFEQVLKFQHDRRTARKISSDYVKTIDQIEHRGESSIRSVEFAKTRPSLTVSQYQRKNIKHQQETENAALSKKKSFLRNSGSKHSLHGLRLPGDTPLYSMTEVDDNQK comes from the exons ATGATGAGTATGAAAAAACAGACGATGCATCATCCTTGGGAAAGAACCATAAAACATGTTTATAATGACTATAAACATTGTCATAATACCGTTAATAATCCTAACTATTCAACGAAAAAAGTATGTACCCCAGATAAAAATCGAGTCAAGATTACAATTATCGGAAATAGAGTCGTAAAGGAGTTCATAAGTTGCGTACATTTAGTAAAAACATTGCATAAATACCGCCCAAAAAACTTCGACGCTCCTTCAATAAGag AAATAACAACGGTAGAGTGGCCAAAAGTTTggaatgatttaaaattacaatacggTGGTCTCGCATATTGCTTGGAAAATCAAGTCGCCGTTATTCTTAACGACAAATTTCTTGGCGGTGACAAAGAACTCAAAGAAATCATACACTCAAGATATCATTGTCATTTTCATTTGGACTACTATAAAGAAGGCATAAACAATTTTGCCAATTTCATAAGATCTTCTGGG AGACCATGTGCGTACAtgcatattttaatagataatgaATATGCAGGTACTTTAATTTTCATG cTTTACGCAGACATAGTTCCATATACATCAGAAAATTTCCTTCGTCTTTGCCGAGACAAAAAAGGTGGATATTCAGGAACTCCTGTACATAGAATTGTTAAAGATGGTTGGATTCAATGTGGTGGATTTGGTCTAAAAAATACAGAATTGGATTGTGAAAATTTTATCATTCCTCACGATAGGCGTGGCGTACTATGTATGGCTAACGATGGAAG acatgTGGATTGTTCCACACAATTCTTCGTTTTACTGCAACCTGCATCATGGATGGCTCATAAATATGTTGCGTTCGGACAATTAATTGATGGAGAATCAACCTTAAAAGCAATTGAATCCGTACCAACATTTTACGAATCTCCGAAATATAACATAAGAATACAGAAAGCTGGTATATTAAACTTGGAATGTcaagacataaaaataaataaaaataccaatgaATATTTGCAAGGACATATTGAAGATCTAGTTGCTTTAGGAGATTTACTTTATGAG GATCTTATGAAGAGAGTACTTCTCGACATAGAATTAAAACGTATCGCCTTAGAAGAAATGGAAAATGGAGAAGCCGAAGAAATTAACGTCGGAGAACATATTACAAGAAATATTCGCGCAACTGAAAG GTTCATTCGTAAAAAAGAAGATTTAGAGCAATTACAGAAGAGCCAAATCCATAACAGTAGAGCATCATCCGCTATAAGTGAAGCACATGCTAATAACGATTTTGACGTCGAAATTTACAATTACGAACCAGAGGAATTATCGTACAAGCATGTATCGTTAGCGGAAACTGTTAGTTCGGTGGTGAAACCAATGAAACCATTTTATTTACCTCTCACTGATGTGCCTTATCCTGGAGAAGTCGACTCAACATATGActtgaaaaa GTTTTTAAGGGGCGACTATTGTCTTGAAAGTGATTTACAAAACAATccaccaataaaaaatattggaaataatatatcttatatatccgaaatttataaattcgaCGAGGATTCCGAAATATCatcaa tggaATCAATCTGTTCAGAAGATGAGCAGGAAATAAGAAGATATTTAAA GCTCAATGTCGATCGAGTGAGTTTTGGTGGTGGCGTTATAAAAAGTATTGCAAGAGGTATCGGTAAATACAATATCTTCGAAGACACGAGAaa GTCCGAGTTGATTACTGATGAAGAGCTGAGACGTTTTAG ATTAGCTTCTATGGATCGCCGTTCAAGAGAAAGTCATGATAA aaaggtATCTATTAGCTTACCGTCGAACAAAGCTTATAAAGAACCGATCAAGATCAAAAGACGTCAGACAGGTTTTGTTAGACCTGAAGATTtagaaagaatatatttaatacataaagccGCTTCACACGATGTAGTCGATTCAGAGGACGAAGGGTCGATGACAGGATCTCG AAAAGTCCGGATCGTCGAATCTGCTATTGGCACACAAACTGGGTCTAAACGAAAGCAGACTGGTGCAGCGAGACTGTCCGATCTCACGGAATCTGATGTAGATGTTCGTAGAAAATCGGCTCTCACGCGCTTGTATGATAACTTGACATTTGACAACGGTGCCGGACCTACACTGAAAGAGTACAA ACCCACAGATAGAGGATCAAATAAGAAGTTTATCCTCATACAGTCGCCCATGACTCGTATGAAAAACGGCGATTCAacgaaaaataatcattttcggACATCTATAACAATAGACGATAGTTCTTTTGAGCAAGTCCTTAAATTCCAACACGATCGTAGGACCGCTCGGAAGATTTCATCCGATTATGTAAAAACCATAGACCAGATAGAGCACCGGGGCGAAAGTTCTATTAGAAGTGTCGAATTCGCTAAAACGCGCCCCTCCCTGACGGTTTCTCAATATcaacgaaaaaatattaaacatcaacaAGAAACAGAGAACGCTGCATTAAGCAAGAAAAAGTCGTTCCTAAGAAATTCGg gttctAAGCATTCCTTACATGGCTTGCGCTTGCCGGGGGATACTCCATTATATTCAATGACAGAA GTGGAtgataatcaaaaataa